TgtcactgaaatcagctgattggctgggACTGTGGCTGAGCTTGACTTTGCGGCCACGTTGAGCTATtgtgtgtttgatgtttatCTCCATGAAGGTTTAGGTGGAAGCAAAAACTTTTCTCAGTAAAACTCAGCAGACATACCATTTATCCCAAagatttctgtcttttaaagGAACTCCGATTGCAAGTTTGCAAATCTGTCTGCAAGTAAAAGACTCAAACAAATAATTTAGAACCAAGAAATACATGAGCAATATGAAAAATGGATTGCTGATTTGCCCTTTTTGTACttttacagtgttttctttGGTTTACTTTTCAAAGTGTGCTCCATCACGACATTGAGCCAAACAGCAATAACCTTATTTAAACCTTGAAATAACTTTTAATCAGTGCCGGGTTTTTACATCCGTGGAACTATTTCCCATTTCCAACTGCAATCCTGTGTCATTTTTTGTTCATCAAGATTAAAAGTTCATTGACTCAAAAATATTTCTGGGCGGAAAGGTgcgtttgtgttttatttatgagcCGCTAAGAGGCTGCTGCAGGGCATCCCCATTAGCATGGTGCTGCATGTGCTGCTGATCCACATAAACACGCAAGGATTCAAACAACTCAGGAAGACAgagtcaggaacaggctgaggaAACAAAGAGCAGAGGTGAGGGTGAAAGATGATGAGTGTAGGTGAGAAGGAGGGTAATAAGGAGGTGGAAGAGGGAGAGGAAGGTCACGAGGTGAAGTGGAAGCGAAGCGACTTGACAGCAGGGGAATATTCCAGCTTACAGAGAAGTCACAAGGGACTCGTGCAACCACTTAATGCAAGGCATGCGTGTCTCTGTgcagcgcgcacacacataaaccTCACTGAGGATTACTTTCTTTGTCTCGGTTGCTCACATACTCACATAAATTGCACATGCCCTACACTGTGATTGATTGGCGTCAGCACGCAGTTTGCCACTTTACATCAAAATCATGACTGTAGGGAATCTGAATCAGGAAATCTTGCTACTTGCTTAAAGCAGCTAATGTATAGGAGCCGGGGATTTTAGTTGCTATTGGCTGAATTATTAAGGGGCTGTAATCACTGAACAGTGTGAGGCTGGAGGTAATAGTCGACTCGAATGTTCTGGTTTTGTACAAAGCGATAAGACACCAcaggaataataataatcactgcAGATGCAACTTTTTAATCCCTGTGTAATTCTTGAAAATCTTGTTCATCTATCTGAGCTTGCAAAAACGGAGAATATATTTTTCAGTCAAAAGCTGGAACCGGTCAGAATTTGcgataaaacaacaaaacaacattcaTTCAGCTCAGAGCTGCATATAATAATGAGTGATAACAGAGAGATCATTGTGGCATTATCTACAAATAGTTTGGAATCAAATGAGTAGCTTAGGGCTAATAAATGTGGTTTGTTAGCTGTAGTTTGACTAAAGTTGAATGAGTAGAATTTGGACTTTTTTGACAAAGTGGGCAGATTGATTCAGCTTTCTTTCTATGTCAGTGCTGACAtaaccatcatgaaaatgtacATTGAATATGCATTTTTTGCACAGGTCtaagatgtttcttttttattttaatttacatgACTGTACTTAATTTTATCCAATCCCAGTGATTCTTTACAAAAAAGTCATCTAAAACTGCAGAAATGTTCCTTTGAACATTTTCTAAAATTAACCTGTTTACTCTCACTTCTGAAACATAATAATGAGCGATGACGTCACCCACAACACCTACTTCAGCCGACAACATCCACACGTTGCTGATGTACATTGGGAGTCCCATCCACAGCCAGCAAGGGACGTGTGACGCCAGCGTCACTAAGCCAGAGGATAGCACAGAAGGTCGGGGTGCAGTTACGCTCCCTGAAGGTGCAATTAGTGAGTCGCTACAGGAACAATGCTAGACAGGGTTCCTCCTCTGAACCAGAACATTGTTACACTAATTAATAACTCAGTCGCGTCACTGCAACTTCAGctcgacaacaacaacaagagcaggaacaggaagaagctgtgttttaattaaaacaagtgATCGCTAAAAGTTTCCTACACAAACACAACCTGACCTTTAATTTAGCTTCCCACAAACGCCGAAAAATAAAAGTGAGTGTCTCTGGTTAAACCGCCATAATGCAATCCACCCGTCATGTGACCGTGGTCATGTCATGTAATGCCTGAGTCTACATATATCAACACAGTTTTGCCAAAGCAACAAACAAAGTTCTTTATAAGTGatgaagctgtttttctttactggattttcttcaaagaaaaaaacattgctagtttttgttgttggccTTCTTTTACATTAGTAGAAGGATTAATATTTCAGTGTAAAAGCACTCTGCAGCAAGAGCTGCATTCAAAATATCACATAAATAAAAGCTGAATCGACAAAATGTGGTCAAAGCGTCAAGCATGAAAGTGCTGAATGCAGGAAAAAATCTTGTGGAAGTGTTAAAAAATTACACAGCCGCCTTGTGCCAAGAGTGAGGCatcaaaatttaaatattacGTGTCAAAGTCAAATCATTTTCAGCAAAAATCtgataaattataaatattatttataatctTATGATATAACTTATTATGTATAAGTAAGCAATCATTTTATGTAAATGGACCAATTATTTCAGCTCTTATTGTACGTCGTCTTCAACTGTCACAGTCTCACATGCACAGAATTTGGTAccatacaaataaaaatcttttaaaatttgTAGACTATATgatgatataataataatgtaattggGCACTGCAAATCAAATGTGCGGGTGCTTTTAACTACAGTGTGAGAGCTTTGACATGGCTTCAATCAAATTCTTACCTTCTCCTGACTGGAATATTTCACTCTACAGTTGGAGTTGACATGTCAAAGCATACTGGTGCAAATTTACCAGCACTTTGGACCACCCAGTGGAGTATAATCAGGGTGATTGGATCAGTATCACTGCTCAAATTATAATGATAAATTGTTTGGAGATACAACGATATATAGTCTCCTTTTCCAGAAGTTTGTGATCATTTTGCCAAACAAAGAAGCTTAGTATGTGGGAACGCTGTTTTTACCCTTTGTTcgctgtttttatatttttctgtcttcGTGTTCACTTGCTGTTTTGTTAGGTTAAAGCATCTAAActactttattttgtttattcacAAAACAAGACTCTTTCACAGTGTTCACTACATGTTGTTGTGGAACAAAGCGCCGATGGGAGTCTTTTCTCATGTGCAACAAACGTCTTTGGAATTATCAAATGGACTGATTGTAGCATCAACAGTAGTGAATTTACTTGCATTTATTAAACCGCAAGAGGCCGTTGGCTTGAGTTGTTAAAcatctgatgtttttgtgttgagATCGTGCTGGTTTGACGAGCAGAAAGCAACACGTTTACTGGGAAAAAGCTCCTGAAATCAAATTTCTGaagtcaaaacagataaaaactgaaGGAAAGTTTGTGCACAGAAATGCTATTCACAGCATTTGAGTTCTCTGGATTCTTATTTGCATACATGTCCACACAACATCCAGCaacaagtaaaaaacaacacCCAGAAAGCAGGTTATTACATGGCTCAtgtcaaaacatttataaaaaataaaacagaaaccagTTAAACATGAATTTCTCACATAAGTCTCCTTAAATGCCATATATGCAGGTAATCTGCACTCATTTGTCACATCAAACTGGGAGGTGTGGAATGACCTTTTCAGCTTAATGACTGTGATAAAGTGGAAGATTAAATCTGAAATTGAACATTGGTGTCCAACCTCTACAGCTACATGTATAATACTAATTTTCAGATCTTGCAGTTTGTTCTCTGTGTAGGTTTTCAATCATCTTAGGGAGCTTGAAAAGGGCAATGAACAAAAAGTTGTTTAAAAGCTGATGGGAGTTATCCCTCGGATACTGTCCTGAGGGTCATTGACTAACCGATCAatagccaaggtgtgaaaaaataGCGTGGGTCATTTTCTTCACCAGGGTTCAGAGTGAAACCCCTGTGAGACCTTGCCTCACACTATCATGTGACCTATTGAGTTCACCTGGACAAAGGTGTTAGTGTTGAAGCTCCTGGGAAGGGATCTGAAGACTTCACTGCAAGTGGCTGATAGCTGCTGTTGTAAGCTTCCACTTTTGTTCAATGACGGTCTTTCACAGCGGACAGAGACTGTGAATCCAGGGTGGGGTAAGGTTTCGCAGTGGCTTCACCTTTAACCCGCAGTGATGGGAATGGCCTGCACCTTTTTATTCACGTGACCACGTGATGACTCATATTATCAGTAGTGGGTCAGTGACCTTCAGGTTCGTGCCCAAGGGAACAACCCTCACTCGGGTATAAATACCTGGGACTTTCCACCGCTTGGTTTTAAACTGAAGATATTCTTGGATGAAAGCTGAAATCTTCAAAGACTTAAAGAAGTAGAGTTGCCTCTTTTTTTAAGCTCTACAGACCTTGCATTATTGTTTTtacgtttaatttttttttcacttcctcACTTTATTCTTACCCCAGTAATATGAGAGCTATttcaatcattttattttaaaactaaagcCCATAAGCATGCTTCGAACAAAACGATCATTATTCCTCCATCTGAGTatgttttattcatgtatttGTTTGGCACCCTTCATAGGTTATTGATCACTGTGGTCAGGACTCAGAAGTTCTGTAAAAATCCTGCTGTGAATCTGAAACAGTAACTATTAAACTCACATCTTCAAAACAAATTCACCACAAAGAACTGAAGTTAAACTGCTCTTTAGTTTctcctttgtcttttctttaagAAGAGTTTTCCTGTATACTGTGCCTGGatacatattatttatttatgtaaagacaaaaaaggtGGTGGGGGGGGCACCTGCAAAGATATTTTTTTGGATGGAAGATCTCTGGACTCCTTTAGATACAGTagtggaaaaaatgttttcttacagTTAGAGGGGACCTAAAATGTTCATTGCAAGTTTAGCaactccatatttttattcttggactctagtAGCACAAAATCTGATTTTTATCTGATAATAGGCTTTGTTTTACATGACTATATGAGGTATATCTGCTTTCTTTGTCAGCATAAAGAGTCAAGAGTTGAAAAAACTGAACCTGAGTGTTTAAGGTCGTCTGAGGTCTGATCTCTCCCCTGACGGGGACTCCTCGTACAGACTCTGAACTCATCATTTGAAACCTTGTCTGTTTTTAACACGAGCATTCAAAATTTTATGCTAATTTAAAACCTCACCACCAGATTAAACTCAAACAACCCAATGAGACAAAATTCCACATTCGGGATTTCAGGATCTCTGCGGCTCGTCTCCTCCACTGTAAAAATGGTTCCACTGAACTCAGATGGGTGTAAGCGCTCCTTAGGGAGACTGTAAACCCCATAACAGCATAAATTTTCAATGCATTTCCTCCATTTGCTTTAGATATagattaatattttaatattttctgtctACATTCATATTGCAGCCCTATATCTGAGGCTCCAAACCTGCACTACTTTGGCCTGGACTTGACACATTAGTGTGCAGAGCTGTCTCAGACATACTGTATGGGATCACGAAACAGTCGAGCAAGCACCATGTAGCAATGAGCTTTAGCTATGTGGGATGAAAAGAAACTGCACTGTGACTGAGGTCATAATCTGAGTGTTGCCGACTCGACATCCTTTCTTAaagatttttattcttttggtgcagattcaacacacacacacattcaaacgtGTCCATCTTCAAGCTAACGTGGAATTCCTAAAGCATGCAGTTATATGTGCAGTACATGCAGCAGACAGAAAAATGTACCACATTTAAAGTTAACCTACATATGATCAAAAATAGTTGCCTCATTGCACCTATTGTTCTATTTAAACTCTTATAAACCACTTATTAATAATACATTcgatttttcaaaatgtttttttcatgcttgaggctaaaacatttttccttgttttgatCTGACTGCAGCTTCCTTGAGTTACAGTAAATAACAGCCTAAAATGTGTTATGAGGTTGCaataaaagtgataaaaaaaaacattaaaggtCTTAGttcagccttcagttttcatgcTGTTGAATTTTAATAACGATTGCTCACAGTAATTTATATTCAGACGGAATTAATTTTTGCTTATTTATCATCAACTTTCTTGACAAGTGTATCACTTTTCGACCTTTCTGCTACACTGGTGCTATTAAAGAAGAAAGTGGCAGAGTGAGACAGTAAAAGTGGATgataacctttatttttttcctgcttcataGGTTGTCCAATTGAAGGGCTCCCTCCCGAGACCCCCCGCTGACTCATAACAAGCACAACGTACTGGTCCGGGAGCTTCATGAGAGTGTGCTCATAACCATCACTCCACCTCTGTGTGTGGCACCATGCTGTGGACAGTGCTACTAGCGCTGCTggtgcttctgctgctgcagactcAGCTGTCTGTGTGCTTAAGGGAATTGCGCTCTGGGGGTTCCAGTTCTTCTGTCTACTCCCCTCcatcatcttcttcctccttttaCAATGCTACCCAGCAGCGGCTGCCCGGAGCTATTATCATTGGCGTGCGGAAAGGTGGCACCAGAGCCCTGCTCGAGATGCTCAATCTGCACCCAGATGTGGAAGTGGCAAAGGCTGAGGTgataaacaaaacacttttcacTATCACCAGCTGTGGACAATAATTACTCAGTTTGCACTTAAGCACTTAAGTGTTGTTAGGTAGTTTCATCTTCTCTACTCTAACGTCAAACTGGGATAAAATGTTCCCATTcagaaaaatgtctgttttcttcttaaatATATGATGGACgtcaaaatctatttttatacGTGTCAAAAAttcatttgtagtttttgttgaAACCCTTATGTGAAATCTCacatcaacattttttttcttttcacttgtatatcctttaaaaaaaatctgcttttattgAATTGTACAAATTTCATCAGTGTGCCTCAAAACCACCTGATGGTATTCAAAGAATAGCAAGGTCAACCTCGAGAAGCTCGCAGGATTTTGTATTTAGAGTGGCAAAACTCCAGGCCAAGAACCAGACATTGGTTGGCCatgaaaaatctgaaaactCCAAGCAAAGAAAATAACATAGTACTTGAAAATTAGTTGAAAATTCAGTAAGTAATAATGATTGTAACTGTGGATAGACCTTCTGTGTCTGAAAATATGTATTAACAGACTCAGCTCTAACAATATAGAGCTGCACTGAAGCAAAAAATTCAATCTCAAGGTAATGGAGCTAACAAAATGCCCCAGGTGCAAATATATACTGTAGAAGTGTAAAACTCTGCACTCGGAAAGTTGGAGATGCAACTCAGGCAAGACCAAGAGGGCACAGAGGCGGTCTAATTATCAAATGCGTGAGGATTTTCTGAAAGTTTAGTTCAGGCCAAACACGTACTGCATCTTCTTCAGTGCAGTAAAGAAACCAGAGCAAAGAGAGTTGAGTTTCTGTGTAGTTTGTCATGTACATTTGTAAGTATGATGAATGGTGACGGGCCTGTCCTGAAAAGCTGCACTGAGAGAAATCCTAATCAGGATAGTTTAAAATGAGGACTATGAAGTTAGAAAGCTGGTGCCAAAGAATAGATTGGTTTAGACAAGATtgggactaaatgaagaaaaaaactgaaagtgtTTTAGATGGTAAAAAGGTTTAGAAACTATTAGATGTCCCTAAAATTTCCTTTAAGtttcaaaacaaactaaaatttcaaaacaacaGTGTCAACAAGTggtataaaaatgaatgaagacctgcttccccccccccatctACATCACTAAATACCTTCTGCATCCTCTGACAGGTGCATtatttcaatgtggaggagcactACCGCAGAGGTCTGGCCTGGTACCGAGCCCAGATGCCCTTCACAGTCCCAGGTCAACTGACAGTGGAAAAGACCCCAGGTTACTTCGCAGCTCCTCAGGTTCCTGCACGAGTTTCGGACATGAACCCTGCTGTCCGCTTGCTACTCATTGTCCGGGACCCAGCTGAGAGGCTGATCTCTGACTACACCCAGGTTCTGCACAACCGCCTAACACGACACAAGCCCTACAAGCCCCTAGAGGAGCTCCTACTCCACAAGGGCCATATTGATCCTGGATACAAGGCACTGCAGAGGAGCCTCTATCACCAGCACCTTGCCCGCTGGTTGGAGGTCTTCCCCAGGGAGCAGATCCACGTGGTGGACGGAGATGCGCTTATTCGGGATCCCTTCCCTGAGCTGAGGAAGGCAGAGAGGTTTCTGGACCTGCCGCCCAG
This genomic stretch from Astatotilapia calliptera chromosome 12, fAstCal1.2, whole genome shotgun sequence harbors:
- the hs3st1l2 gene encoding heparan sulfate (glucosamine) 3-O-sulfotransferase 1-like 2; this encodes MLWTVLLALLVLLLLQTQLSVCLRELRSGGSSSSVYSPPSSSSSFYNATQQRLPGAIIIGVRKGGTRALLEMLNLHPDVEVAKAEVHYFNVEEHYRRGLAWYRAQMPFTVPGQLTVEKTPGYFAAPQVPARVSDMNPAVRLLLIVRDPAERLISDYTQVLHNRLTRHKPYKPLEELLLHKGHIDPGYKALQRSLYHQHLARWLEVFPREQIHVVDGDALIRDPFPELRKAERFLDLPPRINPSNFYYNTTKGFYCLLSSGHDKCLDESKGRPHAPLSTQALKKLCRYFRKPNKLFFEMVGRSFAWC